A genomic segment from Acidimicrobiales bacterium encodes:
- a CDS encoding PH domain-containing protein gives MAFPEKLLNEGEEVVIDVHPHWWIFAGVVTRLVLAIAVAIFIVVQFDGKTVNYIGIALILLAVLNLLVVYIRWRSTDFVLTTDRLVTRRGVFSRDSREIPLDRIMDLSCHQSLFERVIGAGDLMIESGGERGQEVFSDFGNPFELQNAVHRTIEARHQ, from the coding sequence ATGGCCTTTCCGGAGAAGCTGCTGAACGAGGGTGAGGAAGTCGTCATCGACGTGCACCCCCATTGGTGGATCTTCGCGGGCGTCGTGACCCGGCTGGTGCTGGCGATCGCCGTCGCGATCTTCATCGTCGTGCAGTTCGACGGGAAGACGGTCAACTACATCGGCATCGCCCTCATCCTGTTGGCCGTGTTGAACCTGCTCGTGGTCTACATCCGCTGGCGGTCCACCGACTTCGTCCTCACCACCGACCGCCTCGTGACGCGCCGCGGCGTGTTCAGTCGTGATTCACGCGAGATCCCGCTTGACCGGATCATGGACCTGTCGTGTCACCAGTCGTTGTTCGAGCGCGTCATCGGCGCCGGCGACCTCATGATCGAATCCGGCGGCGAGCGCGGCCAAGAAGTGTTCTCCGACTTCGGCAACCCGTTCGAACTCCAGAACGCCGTGCACCGCACCATCGAGGCGAGACACCAGTGA
- a CDS encoding glycosyltransferase family 4 protein, with protein sequence MTQPIRIGMVCPYSLTIPGGVQMQVVALARALRDQGHVVRILAPCDGPPPEPDVTALGASIPFATNGSVAPIAPDPSAAVRTIRALRSEQFDVVHVHEPLVPGPSLTAVLFCDTPMVGTFHRAGASRAYTFLSPITRRFGKRLTRRVAVSQDALRTARDGVGGEFTVLFNGIDVERFSTAEPWPTTGPTVLFFGRHEPRKGLRCLLEAAAALPDDVTLWIVGQGPETDALKQQYANDTRLHWLGRVDDEELARRLAGADVFCAPSLFGESFGVVLLEAMAAGTAIVASDLPGYRAVARPDEDAVLVAPEDIDGLAKALNELLDDPARRAELVASGRVRAEDFAMPKLASAYVEIYRSML encoded by the coding sequence GTGACCCAACCGATCCGCATCGGCATGGTGTGCCCGTACAGCCTCACCATCCCGGGCGGCGTGCAGATGCAGGTGGTGGCGCTGGCGCGGGCGCTGCGCGACCAGGGCCACGTGGTGCGCATCCTCGCGCCCTGTGACGGGCCGCCGCCGGAACCCGACGTGACGGCCCTCGGCGCGTCCATCCCGTTCGCCACCAACGGTTCGGTGGCGCCGATCGCACCGGACCCATCGGCCGCGGTGCGCACGATTCGGGCGCTGCGTAGCGAGCAGTTCGACGTGGTGCACGTGCACGAGCCGCTCGTGCCGGGCCCGTCGCTCACCGCGGTGCTGTTCTGCGACACGCCGATGGTGGGCACGTTCCATCGCGCCGGCGCCAGTCGCGCGTACACCTTCCTGTCGCCGATCACGCGGCGCTTCGGCAAGCGGCTGACTCGGCGCGTCGCGGTATCGCAGGACGCGTTGCGCACCGCCCGCGACGGCGTCGGTGGTGAGTTCACCGTCTTGTTCAACGGCATCGACGTCGAGCGTTTCTCGACCGCCGAACCGTGGCCGACGACGGGCCCGACGGTGCTGTTCTTCGGCCGCCACGAACCGCGCAAGGGCCTGCGCTGTCTGCTCGAGGCCGCCGCGGCGCTACCCGACGACGTGACGCTGTGGATCGTGGGGCAAGGCCCCGAGACCGACGCGCTCAAGCAGCAGTACGCCAACGACACCCGCCTGCACTGGCTTGGTCGCGTCGACGACGAGGAACTGGCGCGCCGCCTCGCCGGTGCCGACGTGTTCTGCGCGCCGTCGCTGTTCGGAGAAAGCTTCGGTGTCGTGCTGCTCGAGGCGATGGCGGCCGGCACCGCCATCGTCGCCAGCGACCTACCGGGCTATCGCGCCGTGGCCCGTCCCGACGAAGACGCCGTGCTGGTGGCGCCCGAAGACATCGACGGGCTGGCCAAAGCGCTCAACGAACTCCTCGACGACCCGGCGCGTCGCGCCGAGCTGGTGGCCTCGGGTCGGGTACGCGCCGAGGACTTTGCCATGCCCAAGCTCGCATCGGCCTATGTCGAGATCTACCGCTCGATGCTGTAG
- a CDS encoding ACT domain-containing protein, with product MARFSLAAIGADRPGIVAAVTGVLVTRDCNIEDTAMAILGGHFSMMLVVSGPPELDAATLEAALAPVAADLHLVTMVRTIDAVSVVSAPGELWTVNVHGADHPGIVNGIAQALADLGVNVVDLATRVVPGDGGPAYVMLLDVSLPEGVDGATLQQRLDTVAAQLGVTCRAHESAADIL from the coding sequence ATGGCGCGCTTTTCGCTCGCGGCGATCGGGGCCGATCGACCCGGCATCGTCGCCGCCGTCACCGGCGTGCTCGTCACCCGCGACTGCAATATCGAGGACACCGCGATGGCGATCCTCGGTGGCCACTTCAGCATGATGCTCGTCGTGTCCGGCCCACCCGAACTCGACGCCGCCACGCTCGAGGCGGCGCTGGCGCCGGTCGCCGCCGATCTTCACCTGGTCACGATGGTGCGCACGATCGACGCGGTGAGCGTGGTGTCGGCTCCGGGGGAGTTGTGGACCGTCAACGTGCACGGCGCCGATCACCCCGGCATCGTCAACGGCATCGCGCAGGCGCTCGCCGACCTCGGTGTGAACGTCGTCGACCTCGCCACCCGCGTGGTTCCCGGCGACGGGGGACCGGCCTACGTGATGCTCCTCGACGTGTCGTTGCCCGAAGGCGTCGATGGCGCCACGTTGCAGCAGCGGCTCGACACGGTCGCGGCGCAGCTCGGCGTGACCTGCCGCGCCCACGAATCCGCAGCTGACATCCTCTGA
- a CDS encoding metallopeptidase family protein, whose protein sequence is MSVDVSPARFATLVGDALDSIPEDIASKMDNIAVVVDDFAPPGRLLGLYEGVPLTQRANYGAGGVGAGMVMPDRVTIFRRSICAICETDEQVVDQVRVTVIHEVGHHFGLSDARLHELGWA, encoded by the coding sequence GTGTCGGTCGACGTATCCCCGGCGCGCTTCGCCACCCTCGTCGGCGACGCCCTCGACTCGATCCCCGAAGACATCGCTTCGAAGATGGACAACATCGCCGTCGTCGTCGACGACTTCGCGCCGCCCGGACGGCTGCTCGGCCTCTACGAAGGCGTGCCGCTGACGCAGCGGGCCAATTACGGCGCCGGCGGCGTGGGGGCCGGCATGGTGATGCCTGACCGCGTCACGATTTTTCGCCGCTCGATCTGCGCTATTTGTGAGACCGACGAACAAGTCGTCGACCAAGTGCGCGTCACCGTCATCCACGAAGTCGGGCATCACTTCGGTCTCAGCGACGCCCGCCTGCACGAACTCGGCTGGGCGTAA
- a CDS encoding alpha-L-fucosidase gives MTDGFRSQGLDDWFIGAGFGVFVHWDHASQQGLETSWPLTGGISVLPSSWDVPVAQYHASAATFDPVNWDPVAFARRVKEAGATYLVFTTKHHSGYVMWDTATTDWSIMHSPYGKDIVGPLADALRAEGLRVGFYFSLCDWHEPTYPAFAEEHKPYVLGSSPPLPSEEDAEKFRAYLKAQLTELLTHYGQIDELWFDGGWERPLPWWEPKELEQLIRGFQPNIVINDRLYGVADFTTPEQFVPAQPLPGPWETCMTMNDSWGWVPTDTNYKSSTQIIHTLCEIVSKGGNFLLNVSPMGDGSIPDVQIERLDAVTRWMAKHREAVVGVTPGLEPWQFYGPSTRRDGRIYAIAIAKPYESVTVRGIPVKRVKAVTALGTGAALKFKRHTEIMQSFLPDPTGEITVFVPEGEIDEFATVLAIDIDGEF, from the coding sequence GTGACTGACGGATTTCGTTCGCAGGGGCTCGACGATTGGTTCATCGGAGCAGGCTTTGGCGTGTTCGTGCACTGGGACCACGCCAGCCAGCAGGGGCTCGAAACCTCGTGGCCGTTGACCGGTGGCATCTCGGTGCTGCCCAGCAGCTGGGACGTGCCCGTCGCGCAGTACCACGCCAGCGCCGCCACCTTCGACCCGGTGAACTGGGACCCCGTCGCCTTCGCCCGCCGTGTCAAGGAGGCCGGTGCGACCTACCTCGTGTTCACGACGAAGCACCACTCCGGTTATGTGATGTGGGATACCGCGACCACCGACTGGTCGATCATGCATTCGCCCTACGGCAAGGACATCGTCGGTCCGCTGGCTGACGCGTTGCGCGCCGAGGGTCTGCGCGTCGGCTTCTATTTCTCGCTGTGCGACTGGCACGAGCCGACGTACCCGGCCTTCGCCGAAGAGCACAAGCCCTACGTCCTGGGCTCGTCGCCGCCCCTGCCGAGCGAGGAGGACGCCGAGAAGTTCCGCGCCTACCTGAAGGCTCAGCTGACCGAGTTGCTCACCCACTACGGCCAGATCGACGAGTTGTGGTTCGACGGTGGCTGGGAGCGCCCGCTGCCGTGGTGGGAGCCGAAGGAACTCGAGCAACTCATCCGCGGGTTCCAGCCCAACATCGTCATCAACGACCGCCTCTACGGCGTCGCCGACTTCACCACGCCGGAACAGTTCGTGCCGGCCCAGCCGCTCCCCGGCCCGTGGGAAACGTGCATGACGATGAACGACTCGTGGGGGTGGGTCCCGACCGACACCAACTACAAGTCGTCGACCCAGATCATCCACACGCTCTGCGAGATCGTGAGCAAGGGCGGCAACTTCCTGTTGAACGTGTCACCGATGGGCGACGGGTCGATCCCCGACGTGCAGATCGAGCGTCTCGACGCCGTCACCCGCTGGATGGCCAAGCACCGCGAAGCCGTCGTCGGGGTCACGCCCGGTCTCGAGCCGTGGCAGTTCTACGGGCCCTCGACGCGCCGCGACGGGCGGATCTACGCCATCGCCATCGCCAAGCCCTACGAGTCCGTCACCGTGCGCGGCATCCCGGTCAAGCGGGTGAAGGCCGTGACCGCGCTCGGCACCGGCGCCGCGCTCAAGTTCAAGCGCCATACCGAAATCATGCAATCGTTCTTGCCCGATCCGACGGGAGAGATCACGGTGTTCGTGCCCGAGGGCGAGATCGACGAGTTCGCCACCGTCCTCGCCATCGACATCGACGGGGAGTTCTGA
- a CDS encoding alpha/beta fold hydrolase — MALHGWGRTHADFDAVLAGCDAIALDLPGFGATPPPPTAWGSPEYAALVAEVLRALPEPPVVVGHSLGGRIGVHVAAAYPELLRGLVLTGAPIIRVGAAAKPKSGYRIVRWLHQRGVISDARMEAARQKYGSADYANASPEMRATFVKLVAENYDDAIAAIRCPLRLVWGDDDTAAPLAVAEQLAQRTGAPLTVVPGAGHMTPLTATDALRVAIKDLCA; from the coding sequence GTGGCGCTGCACGGGTGGGGACGCACCCACGCCGACTTCGACGCCGTGCTGGCCGGTTGTGACGCCATCGCCCTCGACCTTCCCGGCTTCGGCGCGACCCCGCCGCCGCCCACCGCGTGGGGTTCGCCCGAGTACGCGGCCCTCGTGGCCGAGGTCCTGCGGGCCCTGCCCGAGCCACCGGTGGTGGTGGGTCACAGCCTCGGCGGCCGCATCGGCGTGCACGTGGCCGCGGCGTATCCCGAACTCCTGCGCGGCCTGGTACTGACGGGCGCCCCGATCATCCGCGTCGGCGCCGCGGCCAAGCCGAAGAGTGGGTATCGCATCGTGCGATGGCTCCACCAACGCGGCGTGATCTCCGACGCGCGCATGGAAGCGGCGCGGCAGAAATACGGCTCGGCCGACTACGCCAACGCGTCACCCGAAATGCGCGCCACCTTCGTGAAGCTCGTGGCCGAGAACTACGACGACGCCATCGCCGCTATCCGCTGCCCGCTCCGACTCGTGTGGGGTGACGACGACACCGCCGCGCCGCTCGCCGTCGCCGAGCAGCTGGCGCAGCGCACCGGAGCGCCGCTCACCGTCGTGCCCGGCGCCGGCCATATGACGCCGCTGACGGCCACCGACGCCCTGCGCGTCGCGATCAAGGACCTTTGCGCGTGA
- a CDS encoding LemA family protein, with protein MGLVIVIVVVVLIIGFIVMGMYNRLVRLRNRIENAWSQIDVQLQRRHDLIPNLVETVKGYAAHEKSVLEGVTQARANAISAQGPADKAAAENVLSGALKSLFAVSEAYPDLKANQNFLSLQEELTASEDKVAYARQFYNDTVRSYNTSIQSFPSNVIAKQFGFTAREYFEAGDESRGPVQVKF; from the coding sequence ATGGGTCTCGTCATCGTCATCGTCGTGGTGGTTCTCATCATCGGCTTCATCGTGATGGGCATGTACAACCGTCTCGTCCGGCTGCGGAATCGCATCGAGAACGCGTGGTCGCAGATCGACGTGCAGTTGCAGCGCCGCCACGACTTGATTCCGAACCTCGTGGAAACCGTGAAGGGCTACGCCGCCCACGAGAAGAGCGTGCTCGAGGGCGTCACCCAGGCGCGCGCCAACGCCATCAGCGCCCAGGGCCCCGCCGACAAGGCGGCGGCCGAGAACGTGCTGAGTGGTGCGCTCAAGTCGCTCTTCGCCGTCTCGGAGGCCTATCCCGACCTCAAGGCAAATCAGAACTTCCTCAGTCTGCAGGAGGAGTTGACGGCCTCCGAGGACAAGGTTGCCTACGCGCGGCAGTTCTACAACGACACCGTCCGGTCGTATAACACGTCGATCCAGTCGTTCCCCTCGAACGTCATCGCCAAGCAGTTCGGTTTCACCGCCCGCGAGTACTTCGAGGCCGGCGACGAGTCGCGCGGCCCGGTGCAGGTCAAGTTCTAG
- the def gene encoding peptide deformylase, with amino-acid sequence MAVRPVVGLPDPVLATPTPPVVAFDDALGELIVDLLDTMRASPGCVGLAAPQIGVSARVAVIDLRGHKKAPVNHGELVLVNPIIESRSDGDIAREGCMSVPDFTADVARASALVVAWQDATGASFRDEFRGFEARAVQHELDHLDGLLFLDRVAGRAAVFRRKVYK; translated from the coding sequence GTGGCCGTTCGCCCCGTCGTCGGACTTCCGGATCCTGTATTGGCGACGCCGACGCCTCCCGTCGTCGCGTTCGACGACGCCCTCGGCGAGCTGATCGTCGACCTGCTCGACACGATGCGGGCATCGCCGGGCTGCGTGGGTCTGGCCGCACCCCAGATCGGCGTCAGCGCGCGCGTCGCGGTCATCGACCTGCGCGGGCACAAGAAGGCTCCGGTGAACCACGGCGAGCTGGTGCTGGTCAATCCCATAATCGAGTCGCGGTCCGACGGCGACATTGCACGCGAAGGGTGCATGAGCGTCCCCGACTTCACCGCCGACGTCGCCCGCGCCAGTGCACTCGTGGTGGCGTGGCAGGACGCCACCGGGGCGTCGTTCCGCGACGAGTTCCGCGGCTTCGAGGCGCGGGCGGTGCAACACGAGCTCGACCATCTCGACGGCCTGCTCTTCCTCGACCGCGTCGCCGGTCGCGCGGCCGTCTTCCGCCGCAAGGTTTACAAGTAG
- a CDS encoding class I SAM-dependent methyltransferase, which translates to MEQLKRLRLGPLDFVAAPKGRARKLFDNRLLSGKPDQTPIVQQPRVTREELEQLAKSSPEAAAIVDQIGGHMWYHTLDLGHGVRTPGFADHRAQMPLYKLPEDMSGMRCLDIATFDGFFAFEFERRGATDVVGIDLPKKIDIDCPRLMLRDPEGFGLTGSGGDGFKTAQRILGSKVQRVERSVYDLDPKVDGMFDFVFISDVLLHLRDPQLAIERAYSVCRGELVIADVYSPELDALGDVPAAQFLAPGEVWWYMNVACLRQMMVVAGFEPVVEVNRFVLDAIGGNRLHKVVLRGTRAENPSWYVKELANRVGSNERKRQARTV; encoded by the coding sequence ATGGAACAGCTCAAGCGACTTCGCCTGGGCCCGCTCGACTTCGTAGCGGCGCCGAAGGGCCGCGCTCGCAAGCTGTTCGACAACCGCCTCCTCAGTGGCAAACCCGATCAAACACCCATCGTCCAGCAGCCGCGCGTGACGCGTGAGGAACTCGAGCAGCTGGCGAAAAGCTCACCGGAAGCGGCGGCGATCGTCGATCAGATCGGCGGGCACATGTGGTATCACACGCTCGATTTGGGTCACGGGGTGCGCACACCGGGGTTCGCCGACCACCGTGCCCAGATGCCGCTCTACAAATTGCCGGAGGACATGTCGGGCATGCGCTGCCTCGACATCGCGACCTTCGACGGATTCTTCGCCTTCGAGTTCGAGCGCCGCGGCGCCACCGACGTCGTCGGCATCGACCTTCCGAAGAAGATCGACATCGACTGCCCCCGCCTCATGCTGCGCGACCCCGAAGGCTTCGGGCTCACCGGTTCGGGTGGCGACGGTTTCAAGACGGCCCAGCGGATCCTCGGCTCCAAGGTGCAGCGCGTCGAGCGCAGCGTTTACGACCTCGATCCGAAGGTCGACGGGATGTTCGACTTCGTGTTCATCTCCGACGTGCTCCTCCACCTGCGTGACCCGCAACTCGCCATCGAGCGCGCCTACTCGGTGTGCCGCGGCGAACTCGTGATCGCCGATGTGTACTCACCCGAGCTCGACGCGCTCGGCGACGTACCCGCCGCGCAGTTCCTCGCGCCGGGCGAGGTGTGGTGGTACATGAACGTCGCCTGTCTGCGTCAGATGATGGTCGTCGCCGGCTTCGAGCCCGTCGTAGAAGTGAACCGGTTCGTGCTCGACGCCATCGGCGGCAACCGACTGCACAAGGTCGTCCTGCGCGGCACGCGCGCCGAGAACCCGTCGTGGTACGTGAAGGAACTCGCCAACCGCGTCGGCTCGAACGAACGCAAACGCCAGGCGCGCACGGTCTGA
- a CDS encoding Mur ligase family protein, producing the protein MIVVVVALQLLTLLDALRWLRVAQREHYLAGSVTRFAVRWFRVGVGLPFFGRTSKLVWTRRLRVLAALTVVIDVGVLAALAALAPLWLASLLTLVLLPATVDGALLVATPIEERALRPFLTQAADKLKTIAPTIVGITGSYGKTSTKVVLAHLVNGTKSVAASPASFNNRAGLARAVNEGLSPGTDVFVAEMGTYGPGEIAALCAWCPPTISMITAIGPVHLERFGSEDVTLTAKSEILETASTVILNEDDERLAKLADSIAAEGKKRLLRASATRVDADVAVLADDDGARVYENGALAGRVAQLPTAPTNVACAIAAARALGVPMADIVTRLDSAPVASHRLETATAPSGAVVLDDTFNSNPAGARRALARLASSGSPGGRKVLITPGMIELGPRQFEENAKFATDAAAVASIVGVVGHTNRKALLKGLAGTNVEVKKFRTREKAAAWVRSNLTAGDAVLYENDVPDIYR; encoded by the coding sequence GTGATCGTGGTCGTTGTCGCGCTGCAACTGCTCACCCTGCTCGACGCGTTGCGCTGGCTGCGCGTCGCCCAGCGCGAGCACTACCTCGCCGGTTCGGTCACGCGCTTCGCCGTCCGCTGGTTCCGCGTCGGCGTCGGCCTGCCGTTCTTCGGGCGCACGTCGAAGCTGGTGTGGACGCGCCGCCTGCGCGTGCTGGCGGCGCTCACGGTGGTCATCGACGTCGGGGTGCTCGCCGCCCTTGCCGCGCTGGCGCCGCTGTGGCTGGCGTCGTTGCTCACCCTGGTGCTGCTGCCGGCGACGGTCGACGGCGCGCTGCTGGTGGCCACGCCGATCGAAGAGCGCGCCCTCAGGCCGTTCCTCACGCAGGCCGCCGACAAGCTGAAGACGATCGCGCCGACGATCGTCGGGATTACCGGCAGCTACGGCAAGACGTCGACCAAGGTCGTGCTCGCCCACCTCGTGAACGGCACGAAGTCGGTGGCCGCGAGTCCGGCAAGCTTCAACAACCGCGCCGGCCTCGCCCGGGCCGTCAACGAAGGCCTCAGCCCCGGCACCGACGTGTTCGTCGCCGAGATGGGCACGTACGGCCCGGGGGAGATCGCCGCGCTGTGCGCGTGGTGCCCGCCGACGATTTCGATGATCACCGCCATTGGGCCCGTCCACCTCGAACGCTTCGGGTCCGAGGACGTCACCCTGACCGCCAAGTCCGAGATTCTGGAGACGGCGAGCACCGTCATCCTCAACGAGGACGACGAGCGGCTGGCCAAACTGGCCGACTCCATCGCCGCGGAAGGCAAGAAGCGCTTGTTGCGAGCGTCGGCCACCCGCGTCGACGCGGATGTGGCCGTGCTCGCCGACGACGACGGCGCGCGCGTGTACGAGAACGGCGCGCTGGCCGGCCGCGTGGCGCAGTTGCCGACGGCGCCGACCAACGTCGCCTGTGCCATCGCGGCGGCGCGGGCGCTCGGCGTGCCGATGGCCGACATCGTGACGCGCCTCGACTCGGCGCCGGTGGCGTCGCATCGCCTCGAAACCGCGACGGCGCCCTCGGGCGCGGTGGTGCTCGACGACACGTTCAACTCCAATCCGGCGGGCGCGCGGCGGGCGCTGGCGCGGCTGGCGTCGTCGGGCTCGCCCGGCGGCCGCAAAGTGTTGATCACGCCGGGCATGATCGAGCTCGGCCCCCGGCAGTTCGAGGAGAACGCGAAGTTCGCCACCGACGCGGCCGCCGTGGCGTCGATCGTGGGCGTCGTCGGCCACACCAATCGCAAGGCGCTGCTCAAAGGGCTCGCAGGTACCAACGTCGAGGTGAAGAAATTCCGCACGCGCGAGAAAGCGGCGGCGTGGGTACGCAGCAACCTGACCGCCGGCGACGCCGTGCTCTACGAGAACGACGTGCCCGACATCTATAGGTAG
- a CDS encoding ATP-dependent DNA helicase UvrD2, protein MGVERLLEGLTPAQAAAVTSDAQPLCILAGAGSGKTRVLTRRIAYRVLTNTADAQHTVAVTFTRKAAGELRHRLAALGLRDGVAAGTFHSLALGQLRRWWSERGQTEPQILDRKVRIIAPLLGGRRLGPAVQAIDIAGEIEWAKARGVSPARYEVEAARAGRKPPVAADAFAALFERYENEKKRRRLVDFDDLLWLAGTVLEDDAPFAAATRWRFRHLFVDEFQDVNPVQHRLLQGWMGDRLDLCVVGDPNQAIYSWNGADPTLLTNFTERYADAEVVALADNFRSSPQILATANAVLADGFAGRAGAELIAHAPNGPLPIVQAYASDTDEARGLARAARQAHTPGRAWSSIAILVRTNAQAVPICEALADAGVPYRVRGDGGFLHQPEVRDAIATLRRQPAGTPIRSAVTDLDELLAEGDGTDERRANVEELVRLAAEYDALEPGGTTAGFLAWLSTTVKSEAPDTAGDAVEVVTFHRAKGLEWPVVFIAGLERGLVPIGHAATPAAEAEERRLLYVALTRAQEALRCTWAERRSFGAKAIPRTASPYLEAIEMTIALLGQGVAPSDLRAKIAAERDRLASLSKARRARTAATSRVAGANADADVLSALKAWRAQTARAAGMPAYVIFHDTTLAALAEVMPRSERELLAVPGVGPVKIDRYGADVLRVLAEAAARDEAS, encoded by the coding sequence GTGGGAGTCGAACGTCTGCTCGAAGGTCTGACGCCGGCACAGGCCGCCGCGGTCACGTCCGACGCGCAGCCCCTGTGCATCCTGGCCGGCGCCGGGTCAGGCAAGACCCGCGTGCTCACCCGCCGGATCGCCTACCGCGTCCTCACCAACACGGCCGACGCGCAGCACACCGTGGCCGTCACCTTCACCCGCAAGGCGGCAGGCGAGTTGCGTCACCGGCTGGCGGCCCTCGGCTTGCGCGACGGCGTCGCCGCCGGGACGTTCCACTCGCTGGCCCTCGGTCAGTTGCGGCGGTGGTGGAGCGAGCGAGGGCAGACCGAACCGCAGATCCTCGACCGCAAGGTGCGCATCATCGCCCCGCTGCTCGGCGGCCGTCGGCTCGGGCCCGCCGTCCAGGCGATCGATATCGCCGGCGAGATCGAGTGGGCCAAAGCGCGCGGCGTATCGCCGGCGCGCTACGAGGTCGAAGCGGCGCGGGCCGGTCGCAAGCCACCCGTCGCCGCCGACGCGTTCGCCGCGCTGTTCGAGCGCTACGAGAACGAGAAGAAGCGTCGTCGCCTCGTCGACTTCGACGACCTGCTGTGGCTGGCCGGCACGGTCCTCGAAGACGACGCCCCGTTCGCCGCCGCTACGCGCTGGCGCTTCCGTCATCTCTTCGTCGACGAGTTCCAGGACGTCAATCCGGTGCAACACCGCCTGCTCCAGGGATGGATGGGCGACCGCCTCGACCTGTGCGTCGTGGGCGACCCGAACCAGGCGATCTACAGCTGGAACGGCGCCGACCCGACGCTGCTGACCAACTTCACCGAGCGGTATGCCGACGCCGAGGTCGTTGCCCTCGCCGACAACTTCCGTTCGTCTCCCCAGATCCTGGCCACGGCCAACGCCGTGCTCGCCGACGGGTTCGCCGGGCGCGCCGGGGCCGAGCTGATCGCCCATGCCCCCAACGGTCCGCTGCCCATCGTGCAGGCCTACGCGAGCGACACCGACGAAGCGCGTGGCCTCGCCCGTGCCGCGCGCCAGGCGCACACGCCCGGCCGCGCGTGGTCGTCGATCGCGATCCTCGTACGCACGAACGCCCAGGCCGTCCCGATCTGCGAAGCGCTGGCCGACGCCGGCGTGCCCTACCGCGTACGCGGCGACGGTGGGTTCCTCCACCAGCCTGAGGTGCGCGACGCCATCGCGACCCTGCGGCGCCAACCCGCCGGCACGCCGATCCGCTCGGCGGTCACCGATCTCGACGAGTTGCTGGCCGAAGGCGACGGCACCGATGAGCGGCGCGCCAACGTCGAGGAGCTCGTACGCCTCGCCGCCGAGTACGACGCCCTCGAACCGGGCGGCACCACCGCCGGCTTCCTCGCCTGGCTCAGCACCACGGTCAAGTCCGAAGCGCCCGACACCGCCGGCGACGCCGTCGAGGTCGTCACGTTCCACCGCGCCAAGGGCCTCGAGTGGCCGGTGGTGTTCATCGCCGGGCTCGAGCGCGGCCTCGTGCCCATCGGTCACGCGGCAACACCGGCCGCCGAGGCGGAAGAACGCCGCCTGCTGTACGTCGCGCTTACCCGCGCCCAAGAAGCGCTGCGCTGCACGTGGGCGGAACGGCGCAGCTTCGGCGCCAAGGCCATCCCGCGCACGGCGTCGCCGTATCTCGAAGCGATCGAGATGACGATCGCTCTGCTCGGCCAGGGCGTGGCGCCGAGCGACCTGCGGGCCAAGATCGCGGCCGAACGCGACCGGCTGGCGTCGCTGTCCAAGGCGCGCCGCGCCCGGACGGCGGCCACGTCGAGGGTGGCCGGGGCCAACGCGGATGCCGACGTGCTGAGCGCGCTCAAGGCGTGGCGGGCGCAGACGGCGCGCGCCGCCGGCATGCCGGCGTACGTCATCTTCCACGACACGACGTTGGCCGCGCTCGCCGAGGTCATGCCGCGCAGCGAGCGCGAGCTGCTCGCCGTGCCCGGCGTCGGCCCGGTCAAGATCGACCGCTACGGCGCCGACGTGCTGCGGGTGTTGGCCGAAGCGGCGGCGCGCGACGAAGCTTCCTAG